A window from Bacteroidota bacterium encodes these proteins:
- a CDS encoding type II asparaginase, protein MKKLISLLALVIIIAQVNAQLPRVIILATGGTIAGAGASADRAGYTAGKIPIEDLIGAIPTVKKIASITGEQISSVGSQDMTIEIWKKLAVRINEIIAKKEADGIVITHGTDTQEETSYFLDLVIPSAMPVVLTGSMRASTAISADGPKNLYDAITVAIDPKSKGRGVLVSFNEGIYDGREVMKMSTTFTNAFGSPNTGAIGHAYDGKVEYYANSVRERDPKSPVVIKADTKLPRVDIVYMYADAPPDMIDMLVAKKVDGIVIAGVGNGNFNKAYMEAVKKAVAAGVIVCRASRTPSGRVLLHDEINDEQLGTIVSDDLTPQKARILLMLGLTKTKDKKQLQDLFFKY, encoded by the coding sequence ATGAAAAAGCTAATTTCACTTTTAGCACTCGTTATCATCATCGCACAAGTAAATGCACAATTACCAAGAGTCATCATTTTAGCAACAGGGGGAACAATTGCAGGAGCAGGAGCATCTGCTGACAGGGCTGGTTATACTGCTGGAAAAATTCCTATTGAAGATCTGATCGGTGCCATACCAACTGTAAAAAAAATAGCCAGTATCACAGGTGAGCAGATTTCTTCTGTAGGAAGCCAGGATATGACAATAGAGATATGGAAAAAGCTTGCCGTTCGTATCAATGAAATTATTGCAAAGAAGGAAGCAGACGGTATTGTTATTACACATGGTACGGACACACAGGAAGAAACATCTTATTTTCTTGACTTGGTTATCCCATCAGCAATGCCCGTGGTGTTAACAGGTTCCATGCGTGCCTCTACTGCGATCAGTGCAGATGGTCCAAAAAATTTGTATGACGCAATTACCGTAGCCATAGATCCAAAGAGTAAAGGCCGCGGGGTGTTGGTATCCTTTAATGAAGGTATCTATGATGGAAGAGAAGTAATGAAAATGAGTACAACCTTTACAAACGCATTTGGATCTCCCAATACAGGTGCTATTGGCCATGCCTACGATGGCAAAGTTGAATATTATGCAAATTCAGTAAGGGAAAGAGATCCCAAATCTCCAGTCGTTATTAAAGCTGATACAAAATTACCAAGAGTAGATATTGTTTACATGTACGCTGACGCTCCACCTGATATGATCGATATGCTGGTTGCTAAAAAAGTAGACGGCATCGTGATTGCAGGTGTTGGCAACGGTAATTTTAATAAAGCGTATATGGAAGCAGTTAAAAAAGCTGTGGCTGCAGGCGTCATCGTTTGTCGTGCCAGTCGTACTCCTTCCGGCAGAGTTTTGCTTCATGATGAGATCAATGACGAACAACTTGGTACTATCGTTTCTGATGACCTGACTCCTCAAAAAGCAAGGATATTATTGATGCTGGGTCTGACTAAGACAAAAGATAAAAAACAGCTACAGGATCTTTTCTTTAAATATTGA
- a CDS encoding amidohydrolase, which translates to MKQICFRKNNTNSSVTSFAAKALVIPAFFLLLVSNNGFSQVNKDSVILNDSHFHLTNYVQEGTDIHKFLEIMGNKVGRVALFGIPLQQMWNYNNSGNFAPTYYLASDDPLYYYSFTDAYIAMAYKSLTKEQQARFDPMITGFNPADMYATDHIKRVLTTFPGVFTGIGEFSIHKEFVSSKVAGPIATLNNPALDRILDFCAESGLLVILHNDINMPFPKSGQENWDIEQIKALFARHRNTPIIWAHCGVGRIVRPVKDQMAMLDKALADPKSGNIYIDISWGEVAKYVTETPEATANTAAVINKYPDRFLMGTDEMAPTNQASYLKILDLYKPLFEKLTPDAKQKLLKGNYERLFDAAKVKVRAWEKAHVNDPPKIPSATPSSGIGKD; encoded by the coding sequence ATGAAACAGATCTGCTTTAGAAAAAACAACACTAATTCTTCAGTAACATCATTTGCTGCCAAAGCATTAGTTATTCCAGCGTTTTTTTTGTTACTGGTTTCAAATAATGGTTTTTCGCAGGTCAATAAAGATTCAGTTATACTTAATGACTCCCATTTTCATTTAACAAACTATGTACAGGAAGGAACAGACATTCACAAGTTTCTTGAAATAATGGGAAACAAAGTTGGACGTGTTGCATTATTTGGTATTCCGCTTCAGCAAATGTGGAATTACAACAACAGCGGAAATTTTGCTCCCACTTATTACCTGGCAAGTGATGATCCGCTTTACTATTATTCATTTACTGATGCCTACATAGCGATGGCGTATAAGTCGCTTACCAAAGAACAGCAGGCAAGATTTGATCCGATGATCACCGGGTTCAATCCTGCTGATATGTATGCTACCGATCATATTAAAAGAGTATTGACAACATTTCCCGGAGTGTTTACAGGCATAGGCGAATTTTCAATTCATAAAGAATTTGTTTCATCAAAAGTTGCAGGCCCTATTGCTACATTAAATAATCCTGCACTCGATCGTATACTTGATTTCTGCGCTGAATCAGGATTGCTGGTTATCCTGCATAATGATATCAATATGCCATTTCCAAAATCAGGACAGGAGAACTGGGATATTGAACAGATCAAAGCATTGTTTGCAAGACATCGCAATACACCAATTATATGGGCGCATTGCGGTGTAGGAAGAATTGTAAGACCGGTGAAAGACCAGATGGCCATGCTCGATAAAGCACTTGCCGATCCGAAATCGGGTAATATCTATATTGATATTTCGTGGGGTGAAGTTGCCAAGTATGTAACTGAAACGCCTGAAGCAACAGCAAATACAGCAGCGGTTATCAATAAATATCCTGATCGATTTTTAATGGGTACTGATGAAATGGCGCCGACGAACCAGGCTTCTTATCTGAAGATATTGGACTTGTATAAGCCATTATTTGAAAAACTTACACCTGATGCAAAACAAAAATTATTGAAAGGTAACTATGAGCGGTTGTTTGATGCTGCAAAAGTAAAAGTAAGAGCCTGGGAAAAAGCTCATGTAAATGATCCCCCAAAGATCCCATCAGCAACCCCGTCTTCAGGTATTGGTAAAGATTGA
- the glsA gene encoding glutaminase A: MKSKSSRAALRIIFLLTLCAFIAIPVLKAQTKEQIEKALNDAYEKFKNLKEGKNADYIKELATVDPNIYGIAIVTTDGQVYTKGDLKSAVSIQSISKVFTMAKVIEENGAKFIMDKIGVDATGMRFNSIVAVEMQKGKEINPLVNPGAIASTSLVKGADSAAKWKSIMAIHNDFAGRQLSIDMPVYISEAGDNLRNQAIAHLLFAYGRMYFDPVQSTDIYTKQCAISVNAKDLAIMAGTLANGGVNPVTKKVCVSSETVKYVLPVMATAGLYDDSGQWLEATGAPAKSGVGGGIIAVVPGKFGIAVISPPLTPAGNSAKAIATIKYIIEQLGVNPYQITPKR, translated from the coding sequence ATGAAATCGAAAAGTTCCCGCGCAGCATTGCGGATAATTTTCCTTCTTACTCTTTGTGCATTTATTGCAATACCGGTATTAAAAGCACAGACCAAAGAGCAAATAGAAAAAGCATTAAATGATGCATATGAAAAATTCAAAAACCTGAAAGAAGGAAAAAATGCAGATTACATCAAAGAGTTGGCGACTGTTGATCCAAACATTTATGGAATTGCGATCGTAACAACGGATGGCCAGGTATACACCAAAGGCGATCTGAAAAGCGCCGTATCAATACAGTCAATTTCCAAAGTGTTTACGATGGCGAAAGTGATAGAAGAAAATGGAGCAAAATTTATTATGGATAAGATCGGCGTGGATGCTACTGGTATGCGGTTTAATTCGATCGTTGCAGTTGAAATGCAGAAAGGAAAAGAAATTAACCCATTGGTAAATCCGGGAGCGATCGCATCAACCAGTCTTGTAAAAGGAGCAGACTCTGCTGCCAAATGGAAAAGTATTATGGCCATTCACAATGATTTTGCCGGAAGACAGCTTTCTATTGATATGCCAGTGTATATAAGTGAAGCCGGAGATAATCTTCGCAATCAGGCTATCGCCCATCTGCTTTTTGCTTATGGAAGAATGTATTTTGATCCGGTACAGTCAACTGATATCTATACCAAACAATGTGCTATCAGTGTGAACGCAAAAGATCTTGCTATAATGGCGGGCACACTTGCCAATGGTGGAGTAAACCCTGTTACCAAAAAAGTATGCGTTTCCTCTGAAACAGTAAAATACGTTTTACCGGTAATGGCGACAGCGGGTCTATATGACGACTCGGGTCAATGGCTTGAGGCAACTGGTGCACCTGCAAAATCCGGAGTAGGTGGCGGTATCATTGCTGTAGTTCCAGGCAAGTTTGGAATTGCAGTTATCTCTCCTCCATTAACACCTGCGGGAAATAGCGCAAAAGCAATTGCTACCATTAAATACATAATTGAACAATTAGGTGTAAATCCTTACCAGATCACTCCTAAAAGATAA
- a CDS encoding DUF748 domain-containing protein — protein sequence MKTETNEKKKKHRVRRIILRIVGVFLILLIAGGIFLYYNLNRLLTKALLKSFNSSVASEVYELKFEKLSVNFLIGDVKVYNVELKPREKPLVSYPYINSSFNLTTQKMILKNVEIMTLIRSNKLILDKIEIAEPSVELKIEDKLPIFLPFKDSAIAAGPEKNDSKKPIHSFFLKEFDMIDAEFHVANSAKEREFSIQKLNISLKDVSIDQHPGMDVISYNNFELSVGEFRGDLRKKSRHMSFKDFKINIDSLKIEQSRDTLIYHFADFSTGLKNLDIQTADSLFRLTMESFDLSYKNKFIKLSGVSYKPNVSEATLQAKHKYQNTQFSCTMGTLNLVGVDFESLIYKEKIFIDEVVLDKVSATLFKDKTKPADLSRFPGYLGQTITGIKSPLLIKKVRATNVNLVNKERNEDGSYATANVNRATLEVKNITNLSSAEALSVKADAFIENKAHVNLTLGFSYAQPQFSFNGIIAKFNLPDLNPLIEAYTPANVKKGTVDEMVFSGTALRTGSSGTMKFLFHDLDIAMELEGKAKWKSSVLAFGANNLLPSANPASGLPPRIVDFHVKRDMNKSFVNLLIKSILAGLKETMLMSKENKKEYRADKKEAKKEAREEKREAKKEAKKAKKDQKNN from the coding sequence TTGAAAACAGAAACAAACGAAAAGAAAAAAAAACACAGGGTAAGAAGAATAATACTCCGGATCGTTGGTGTTTTTTTGATCCTCTTAATTGCTGGTGGTATCTTTTTATATTATAATCTTAACAGGCTTCTTACAAAGGCACTTCTTAAAAGTTTTAATTCAAGTGTTGCCTCAGAAGTTTATGAATTAAAATTTGAAAAACTAAGCGTCAATTTTTTGATAGGTGACGTCAAAGTGTATAATGTAGAATTAAAACCCAGGGAAAAGCCTTTGGTCAGCTATCCTTATATCAACAGTTCATTCAATCTTACTACTCAAAAAATGATCCTGAAGAATGTTGAGATAATGACCTTGATAAGATCTAATAAACTGATCCTTGATAAAATTGAAATAGCAGAACCCAGCGTTGAGTTAAAGATTGAAGATAAGCTGCCAATATTTCTGCCATTTAAAGATTCAGCTATAGCTGCGGGCCCGGAGAAAAATGATAGTAAGAAGCCTATTCATTCATTTTTTCTTAAAGAATTTGACATGATTGATGCTGAATTTCATGTTGCAAATTCAGCCAAAGAAAGAGAATTCAGTATCCAGAAATTGAATATCTCCCTAAAAGATGTGTCGATCGATCAACATCCAGGCATGGATGTAATATCTTATAATAATTTTGAACTTTCAGTTGGCGAGTTTAGAGGAGATCTACGGAAAAAATCAAGGCATATGAGTTTTAAGGATTTTAAAATAAATATTGATTCGCTTAAAATTGAGCAAAGCCGGGATACACTGATCTATCATTTCGCTGACTTTAGCACGGGTTTAAAAAACCTGGATATCCAAACTGCTGATAGCCTCTTCCGGCTTACAATGGAATCATTCGATCTTTCGTATAAGAATAAATTCATAAAGCTAAGTGGTGTCTCCTATAAACCCAACGTAAGTGAAGCAACTCTGCAGGCTAAGCATAAATATCAAAACACACAGTTCTCCTGTACAATGGGTACGTTGAACCTGGTGGGTGTAGATTTTGAGTCGCTGATATACAAAGAGAAAATATTTATTGATGAAGTTGTTCTTGATAAAGTATCGGCTACACTTTTCAAAGACAAAACAAAACCAGCTGATCTTAGTCGTTTTCCCGGATACCTGGGGCAAACTATAACGGGTATAAAATCACCTTTACTAATAAAGAAAGTGAGGGCAACGAATGTGAACCTGGTTAACAAGGAACGCAATGAAGATGGCAGTTATGCAACAGCGAATGTAAACAGGGCGACACTGGAAGTAAAGAACATTACAAATCTTTCATCTGCTGAAGCATTGTCGGTAAAAGCCGATGCATTTATTGAGAATAAAGCTCATGTCAATTTAACTTTAGGTTTCAGTTATGCGCAGCCTCAATTCAGCTTCAATGGAATAATTGCGAAATTTAATTTGCCTGATCTAAATCCGTTAATAGAGGCATATACACCAGCAAACGTCAAGAAAGGAACGGTGGATGAAATGGTATTTTCCGGTACTGCTTTACGGACAGGCTCAAGCGGCACCATGAAATTTCTATTTCATGACCTGGATATTGCAATGGAACTCGAGGGAAAAGCAAAATGGAAGAGCTCAGTTCTTGCATTCGGAGCAAACAATTTACTGCCTTCTGCAAATCCGGCTTCAGGTCTGCCGCCACGCATTGTAGATTTTCATGTGAAGAGAGATATGAATAAATCATTTGTCAACCTTCTTATTAAATCAATTTTAGCAGGATTGAAAGAAACAATGCTCATGTCGAAAGAAAACAAGAAAGAATATCGTGCAGATAAAAAGGAGGCCAAAAAAGAAGCAAGAGAAGAAAAAAGAGAAGCAAAAAAGGAAGCCAAAAAAGCGAAGAAAGATCAAAAAAATAATTAA
- a CDS encoding DUF4239 domain-containing protein: MQPSFLLRLDTWQIMLILLALMILSIKVGLITGKKSHKESPADNTILASLFTLLGLLLAFTFSMAINYHGMRKDIIIEEANDIGTAILRADLYPESDRNLFRAEFKKYVDARVNYFTAGTDLDEIKAAQKLSVEIQQRLWDHASQFSKDSSNTTVASMQMIPALNAMIDVTTTRQYGELVHLPDTIIYLLFLLSAVCSFYIGYIFSSKEKFDWILAMLFCLLTSLVVFVIFDLDRSRRGFIKLDQMNNAIVELKQMFPEK; encoded by the coding sequence ATGCAACCATCCTTCCTCTTACGCCTTGATACATGGCAGATCATGCTTATCCTGCTTGCGTTGATGATCCTAAGTATTAAAGTTGGATTGATAACAGGAAAAAAATCCCACAAAGAATCCCCGGCTGATAACACGATACTTGCCTCTCTCTTTACCTTGCTTGGTTTGCTGCTTGCATTTACTTTTAGTATGGCGATCAATTATCATGGCATGCGGAAAGATATTATTATTGAAGAAGCGAATGACATTGGTACGGCCATTCTTCGGGCCGATCTTTATCCTGAAAGCGACCGTAATTTGTTCAGGGCAGAATTCAAAAAATATGTTGATGCCAGGGTAAACTATTTTACTGCGGGTACAGATCTGGATGAAATAAAAGCGGCACAAAAACTTTCAGTTGAGATACAACAACGACTTTGGGATCATGCTTCACAGTTCTCGAAAGATTCAAGTAATACAACAGTAGCCTCCATGCAAATGATCCCTGCACTTAATGCCATGATCGATGTTACCACCACACGCCAATATGGTGAACTAGTTCACCTGCCCGATACAATTATTTATCTCTTGTTTTTATTATCAGCTGTTTGCTCATTCTATATCGGCTATATTTTTTCAAGTAAAGAAAAATTTGATTGGATACTTGCAATGTTATTTTGTTTGCTTACCTCTCTGGTTGTCTTTGTGATCTTTGATCTGGACCGGTCGCGGCGCGGATTTATTAAGCTAGATCAAATGAACAATGCGATCGTTGAATTGAAACAGATGTTCCCGGAGAAATAA
- a CDS encoding nuclear transport factor 2 family protein, whose protein sequence is MKKEIVKGVLLSGVLSLMISCNSKEEKTAAASIDKEQIKKEIQAKEDGFAELYNTGQLKDIGYYADDATTFFQNRPPLIGREAIVEFYKSAITSNTNKISFTSKDIFISNDGNQVVEIGYFKVVDSTKTPINTGNYMSLFEKRDGKYVCVRDMSASDMPAE, encoded by the coding sequence ATGAAAAAAGAGATTGTAAAAGGAGTATTGTTATCGGGCGTATTGTCACTAATGATCTCCTGTAATTCAAAAGAAGAAAAAACCGCAGCGGCTTCGATCGACAAAGAACAGATCAAAAAAGAAATTCAAGCCAAGGAAGATGGGTTCGCTGAACTTTACAATACAGGCCAATTGAAAGATATAGGCTATTATGCAGATGATGCGACAACCTTTTTTCAAAACAGGCCACCATTGATTGGCAGAGAGGCAATAGTTGAATTTTACAAATCCGCTATAACTTCAAATACCAATAAAATTTCATTTACGTCTAAAGATATTTTTATATCAAATGATGGAAACCAGGTTGTAGAGATCGGTTATTTTAAAGTTGTTGACTCAACGAAAACTCCTATTAATACCGGGAATTATATGAGTCTGTTTGAAAAGAGAGATGGTAAATATGTTTGCGTAAGAGATATGAGTGCTTCTGATATGCCAGCTGAATAA